From Candidatus Binatia bacterium, a single genomic window includes:
- a CDS encoding nucleotidyl transferase AbiEii/AbiGii toxin family protein: MTGKTNLAASVAARLLNRARQTGDDYQTLLTSYCLERFLYRLAVSDRRERFALKGAMLLRLWSDRPYRATLDPDLLRRGDGAFDAILEDLRAIVATPTPVDAVEFDGARIRIEAIRAEDEYAGTRATLPARCGKARLMLQIDMGLGDAVWPAPQICTYPTLLDFPAPELLAYPREAVVVLGDRNSRIKDFFDLHHLASRFEFDRATLAEAMRRTFARRRTPVPEAQPIALTRDYWDNPSRPAQVRAFARRARIDVRADFAGECARTLDAFLSPVLDDLRSGRATTGTWPPGGPWG, from the coding sequence ATGACGGGCAAGACCAACCTCGCCGCCTCGGTCGCTGCACGCCTGCTCAACCGGGCCAGGCAGACCGGCGACGACTACCAAACCCTGCTCACGAGCTACTGCCTCGAGCGCTTCCTCTATCGGCTGGCCGTCTCCGATCGTCGCGAGCGCTTCGCGCTCAAGGGGGCGATGCTGCTGCGGCTCTGGTCCGACCGGCCGTACCGGGCCACTCTCGACCCTGACCTGCTGCGCCGGGGCGATGGCGCGTTCGACGCGATTCTCGAGGACCTCCGCGCGATCGTCGCGACTCCGACTCCGGTGGATGCCGTAGAGTTCGACGGCGCGCGCATCCGCATCGAGGCGATCCGCGCCGAGGACGAGTACGCCGGAACGCGGGCCACGCTGCCAGCGCGCTGCGGGAAGGCGCGCCTCATGCTGCAGATCGACATGGGACTCGGCGACGCCGTATGGCCGGCGCCACAGATTTGCACATACCCGACCCTGCTCGACTTCCCCGCGCCGGAGCTGCTCGCCTACCCGCGCGAGGCGGTGGTCGTGCTCGGCGACCGCAACAGCCGGATCAAGGACTTCTTCGACCTGCACCACCTCGCGTCTCGGTTCGAATTCGATCGTGCGACGCTCGCGGAGGCGATGCGACGGACGTTCGCGCGTCGCCGAACACCGGTGCCGGAGGCACAGCCCATCGCGCTCACGCGCGACTACTGGGACAACCCCTCGCGCCCGGCGCAAGTGCGTGCGTTCGCGCGACGGGCGCGCATCGACGTGCGGGCCGACTTCGCCGGCGAGTGCGCGCGGACGCTCGACGCATTCCTCTCGCCGGTGCTCGACGACCTCCGCAGCGGGCGGGCGACCACGGGCACGTGGCCGCCGGGAGGACCGTGGGGATGA
- a CDS encoding restriction endonuclease subunit S, translating into MSALRRFKPYPAYKDSGVEWLGEIPAHWEVKRLKRLVEFRGGGTPTKDKLDYWRGDIPWVSPKDMKVWIVEETEDKITSEAVRESATKLVPKGAVLVVVRSGILVHSIPVAIAGREMTLNQDLKALIPSGTLSSDYLAQFVSGMQRELLVEWKKEGATVESLELDLVAQTPTSLPPTPEQRAIAAFLDREIARIDTLIARVRDAIARLKELRTALISAAVTGKIDVREEAA; encoded by the coding sequence ATGAGCGCGCTGCGGCGCTTCAAGCCGTACCCGGCCTACAAGGACTCCGGCGTTGAGTGGCTGGGGGAGATTCCGGCGCATTGGGAGGTGAAGCGACTGAAGAGGCTTGTTGAGTTCCGAGGCGGGGGTACGCCGACAAAGGACAAGCTCGACTACTGGCGTGGGGACATCCCTTGGGTGTCGCCCAAGGACATGAAGGTGTGGATCGTCGAGGAGACCGAGGACAAGATCACGTCGGAAGCTGTGCGAGAGAGTGCGACGAAGCTCGTGCCCAAAGGAGCGGTGTTGGTCGTCGTCAGGTCCGGGATCCTCGTTCATAGCATCCCGGTTGCGATTGCAGGTCGCGAAATGACGCTGAATCAGGACCTGAAGGCGTTGATACCCAGTGGCACTCTTTCGTCGGACTATTTGGCGCAGTTCGTCTCAGGCATGCAGCGAGAGCTTCTTGTTGAGTGGAAGAAGGAGGGCGCTACGGTCGAAAGCCTGGAGCTCGACCTTGTGGCCCAGACGCCGACATCGCTGCCACCGACTCCCGAGCAGCGCGCCATCGCCGCGTTCCTCGACCGAGAGATTGCGCGCATCGACACCCTCATCGCCAGAGTCCGCGACGCCATCGCTCGCCTCAAGGAGCTCCGCACCGCGCTCATCTCCGCCGCGGTGACGGGCAAAATCGACGTGCGGGAGGAAGCCGCATGA
- a CDS encoding Fic family protein → MSFAPRFTVTHPITAALTRIERARGFLEAAKLSEDWIRRMGERALLLEAHHTTHIEGTQLTLEQSERLLAGETVPEADPDDARELLNYRRAFEFVSGYLGHGGPVTEGLVREIHKHLVEGVRGGAAAPGEYRRVQNYVVNSATGALVYTPPPAHDVPILMGELVAWMNEPGGVHPVLASGAAQFQLVHIHPFLDGNGRTSRLLSTLCLYRAGYDFKRLFTISEFYDRDRPAFYRAIQSVRERGMDLTGWLEFFTEGLATQLDEVKARGERTIRRDVLARQHGLSDRQALALGHVMEHGRLTIQAFEALCPGSNRRTLQRDLKTLVEKGLLATEGQTNRLEYVAGKGVA, encoded by the coding sequence ATGAGCTTCGCTCCCCGCTTCACCGTCACGCACCCGATCACCGCGGCCCTCACGCGCATCGAGCGGGCGCGCGGGTTTCTGGAGGCGGCGAAGCTGTCCGAGGACTGGATCCGGCGCATGGGCGAGCGAGCACTGCTGCTCGAGGCGCACCACACGACCCACATCGAGGGGACGCAGCTCACCCTCGAGCAGTCCGAGCGCCTGCTCGCGGGCGAGACGGTGCCCGAGGCCGACCCCGACGACGCCCGCGAACTCTTGAACTACCGCCGCGCGTTCGAGTTCGTCTCGGGCTACCTGGGCCACGGCGGCCCCGTCACCGAGGGGCTCGTGCGCGAGATCCACAAGCACCTGGTCGAGGGCGTGCGCGGTGGCGCGGCCGCTCCGGGCGAGTACCGGCGCGTGCAGAACTACGTCGTGAACTCGGCCACCGGGGCCTTGGTGTACACGCCGCCGCCGGCCCACGACGTGCCGATCCTGATGGGCGAGCTGGTGGCATGGATGAACGAGCCAGGCGGCGTCCACCCCGTGCTCGCGAGCGGCGCGGCGCAGTTCCAACTCGTCCACATCCACCCGTTCTTGGACGGCAACGGCCGCACGTCTCGCCTGCTCTCGACGCTCTGCCTCTACCGCGCGGGCTACGACTTCAAGCGGCTCTTCACGATCAGCGAGTTCTACGACCGCGACCGCCCGGCCTTCTACCGGGCGATCCAGAGCGTGCGCGAGCGGGGCATGGACCTGACCGGCTGGCTCGAGTTCTTCACGGAGGGGCTCGCCACCCAGCTCGACGAGGTGAAGGCACGTGGCGAGCGGACCATCCGCCGGGACGTTCTCGCACGGCAGCACGGACTCTCGGACCGTCAGGCGCTCGCGCTCGGTCACGTGATGGAGCACGGGCGGCTCACGATCCAGGCGTTCGAGGCGCTGTGCCCCGGGAGTAACCGTCGGACGCTGCAGCGAGACCTCAAGACCCTGGTCGAGAAGGGCCTGCTGGCGACCGAGGGTCAGACCAATCGGCTGGAATATGTTGCGGGAAAGGGAGTTGCGTGA
- a CDS encoding putative DNA binding domain-containing protein encodes MTPDISERAFEEAIECGLLQFGPDACAGDATAVRETSPPYGENPPGGYRKRKPEDYDRTLCLLPRDVVDFVLATQPKEWKKLEQHHGKDAVREQFLKRLAAEIERRGALDVLRNGLKDSGCKFRLAYFRPASGLNEETRRLHAANLFSEVRQLRYSARNEKSLDLVLFLNGIPIFTAELKNPLTGQDVEDAIRQYKTGRDPREGRGPEPLFAYGRCLAHFAVDPDLVYVTTHLAGARTRFLPFNQGKFGGAGNPPVPPTRNGYATAYVWEETWSRDSVLDLVRQFIHEVEEEDEKGRKTGRRFLIFPRYQQLDCVRRLVADARARGAGQRYLVQHSAGSGKSFTIAWLAHQLSTLHDAGDRRVFDSIVVVTDRRVLDRQLQTTLRQFEQTLGVVENIDTTSRQLKEALESGKTIIVTTLQKFPVIAKEIGELPGRRFAVIVDEAHSSQSGESTKSLKAVLASGSLEAAEAEEAGAATAEEELESAVLAEMERRGRLPNLSTFAFTATPKPKTLELFGVKRADGKFGPFHLYSMRQAIEEGFILDVLASYTTYKAYWRLLKKVETDPRYDKKKAEYLLKSFVELHPHAIGEKVKICVEHFAAQAQGEIGGKAKAMIVTRSRLHAVRYRLAVDRYLAERGYAFKALVAFSGTVQDGGQSYTEANMNGFPEAQTAKTFERPEYRFLIVANKFQTGFDQPLLHTMYVDKKLGGVNAVQTLSRLNRTFGTEKKGTLVLDFANEAEEIQAAFEPYYETTLLSEATDPNLLYEIQTRLAAFPVYTEADVEAFARVYFDARATQDRLYAVLAPVVERFNGLGDDERADFRGQLTDYVRLYAFLAQVLTFADADLEKLYVFARHLRRLLPADRETLPREVQQNIDMESYRIQRTGSGKIALERKPGVLDPAGSRTPHGTAPEELETLSRIIAELNERFGLNLGPEHRVTLGQMMDKLDEDAALDAAARVNTRENVRLTFDQKVEHVIQEIVDSNFELYKRITDDRTFGEAVKNFLFDQYLRAHRNAEELIKRGESKTLEFKSTLRWSLKDDRQDDKGVTHAALKTIAAFLNTEGGDLLIGVADDGKIVGIERDQLESDDKFMRHLAQVVRNGLGDRAGTCIDPRCQVVRGKTVCVVSCQRSPEPVFLKWKALDAAPEGDFFVRSGPGTAKLPPESAREYIRTRFGTPAGERRSDAPSKGAV; translated from the coding sequence ATGACCCCCGACATCTCCGAGCGCGCCTTCGAGGAGGCGATCGAGTGCGGGCTGCTCCAGTTCGGCCCCGACGCTTGCGCGGGTGACGCGACCGCCGTGCGCGAGACGTCGCCGCCCTACGGCGAGAACCCGCCCGGCGGGTACCGCAAGCGCAAACCCGAGGACTACGACCGCACACTCTGTCTGCTCCCGCGCGACGTGGTGGACTTCGTCCTTGCGACACAGCCGAAGGAATGGAAGAAGCTCGAGCAGCACCACGGCAAGGACGCGGTGCGGGAGCAGTTCCTCAAGCGCCTCGCCGCCGAGATCGAGCGGCGCGGCGCGCTCGACGTGCTCCGGAACGGCCTCAAGGACTCCGGCTGCAAGTTCCGGCTCGCGTACTTCCGCCCCGCGAGCGGGCTCAACGAGGAGACGCGGCGGCTGCACGCGGCGAACCTCTTCTCGGAGGTGCGCCAGCTCCGCTACAGCGCGAGGAACGAGAAGAGCCTCGACCTCGTGCTGTTCCTGAACGGCATCCCGATCTTCACCGCCGAGCTGAAGAACCCGCTCACCGGACAGGACGTCGAGGACGCGATCCGCCAGTACAAGACCGGCCGCGACCCGCGCGAGGGTCGCGGACCCGAGCCGCTCTTCGCCTACGGCCGCTGTCTCGCGCACTTCGCGGTGGATCCGGACCTCGTCTACGTGACGACGCACCTCGCGGGCGCGCGGACGCGCTTCCTGCCCTTCAACCAGGGCAAGTTCGGCGGCGCCGGCAACCCGCCCGTGCCGCCCACGCGGAACGGCTACGCCACCGCCTACGTCTGGGAGGAGACCTGGTCGCGCGACAGCGTGCTCGACCTCGTGCGCCAGTTCATCCACGAGGTCGAGGAGGAGGACGAGAAGGGACGGAAGACCGGGCGGCGCTTCCTCATCTTCCCGCGCTACCAGCAGCTCGACTGCGTGCGGAGACTCGTCGCCGACGCCCGGGCGCGCGGCGCGGGGCAGCGCTACCTCGTCCAGCACTCGGCCGGCAGCGGCAAGAGCTTCACCATCGCCTGGCTCGCGCACCAGCTCTCGACCCTGCACGATGCCGGCGACCGGCGCGTCTTCGACTCGATCGTGGTCGTCACCGACCGCCGCGTGCTCGATCGCCAGCTCCAGACGACGCTGCGCCAGTTCGAGCAGACGCTCGGCGTGGTCGAAAACATCGACACGACCTCGCGCCAGTTGAAGGAGGCGCTCGAGTCGGGGAAGACGATCATCGTCACCACGCTCCAGAAGTTCCCGGTGATCGCGAAGGAGATCGGCGAGCTGCCGGGCCGGCGCTTCGCCGTGATCGTGGACGAGGCGCACTCCTCGCAGTCGGGCGAGAGCACGAAGAGCCTCAAGGCGGTGCTGGCCTCGGGTTCGCTGGAGGCCGCCGAGGCGGAGGAGGCCGGGGCGGCGACGGCCGAGGAGGAGCTGGAGAGCGCGGTTCTCGCCGAGATGGAGCGACGCGGGCGGCTCCCCAACCTCTCCACCTTCGCCTTCACCGCCACGCCCAAGCCGAAGACGCTGGAGCTGTTCGGCGTGAAGCGCGCCGACGGGAAGTTCGGCCCGTTCCACCTCTACAGCATGCGCCAGGCGATCGAGGAGGGCTTCATCCTCGACGTGCTGGCGAGCTACACGACCTACAAGGCGTACTGGCGGCTGCTCAAGAAGGTCGAGACCGACCCGCGCTACGACAAGAAGAAGGCCGAGTACCTGCTCAAGTCGTTCGTCGAGCTGCACCCGCACGCGATCGGCGAGAAGGTGAAGATCTGCGTCGAGCACTTCGCGGCGCAGGCGCAGGGCGAGATCGGCGGCAAGGCCAAGGCGATGATCGTCACGCGCTCGCGCCTGCACGCGGTGCGCTACAGGCTCGCGGTCGATCGCTACCTCGCCGAGCGCGGCTACGCCTTCAAGGCGCTGGTGGCCTTCTCCGGGACGGTGCAGGACGGCGGGCAGTCGTACACCGAAGCCAACATGAACGGCTTCCCCGAGGCGCAGACCGCGAAGACCTTCGAGCGCCCCGAGTACCGCTTCCTGATCGTCGCCAACAAGTTCCAGACCGGCTTCGACCAGCCGCTGCTCCACACGATGTACGTGGACAAGAAGCTCGGCGGCGTGAACGCGGTGCAGACGCTGTCGCGGCTCAACCGCACCTTCGGCACGGAGAAGAAGGGCACGCTGGTGCTCGACTTCGCCAACGAGGCCGAGGAGATCCAGGCGGCCTTCGAGCCCTACTACGAGACGACGCTACTCTCGGAGGCCACCGACCCGAACCTGCTCTACGAGATCCAGACCCGCCTCGCCGCCTTCCCGGTCTACACCGAGGCCGACGTGGAGGCGTTCGCCAGGGTCTACTTCGACGCCAGGGCGACGCAGGACCGGCTCTACGCCGTGCTCGCGCCCGTCGTCGAGCGCTTCAACGGGCTCGGGGATGACGAGCGCGCGGACTTCCGCGGCCAGCTCACAGACTACGTGCGGCTCTACGCTTTTCTCGCGCAGGTCCTCACCTTCGCCGACGCCGACCTCGAGAAGCTCTACGTCTTCGCTCGTCACCTGCGCCGACTTCTGCCCGCCGACCGCGAGACGCTGCCGCGCGAAGTACAGCAGAACATCGACATGGAGTCGTACCGCATCCAGCGGACCGGCAGCGGGAAGATCGCGCTGGAACGTAAGCCGGGCGTGCTCGACCCGGCGGGGAGCCGCACGCCCCACGGCACGGCGCCCGAGGAACTGGAGACCCTCTCGCGCATCATCGCCGAGCTGAACGAGCGCTTCGGCCTGAACCTCGGGCCCGAGCATCGAGTGACCCTCGGCCAGATGATGGACAAGCTCGACGAGGACGCCGCGCTCGACGCCGCCGCGCGCGTCAACACGCGGGAGAACGTGCGGCTCACCTTCGACCAGAAGGTCGAGCACGTGATCCAGGAGATCGTCGACTCGAACTTCGAGCTCTACAAGCGCATCACCGACGACCGCACGTTCGGTGAAGCGGTCAAGAACTTCCTCTTCGATCAGTACCTTCGCGCCCACCGCAACGCCGAGGAACTGATCAAACGGGGCGAGTCGAAGACCTTGGAGTTCAAGTCCACCCTGCGCTGGAGCCTCAAGGATGACCGGCAGGACGACAAGGGCGTGACCCACGCGGCGCTCAAGACCATCGCTGCCTTCCTGAACACCGAGGGAGGCGACCTCCTGATCGGCGTCGCAGACGACGGAAAGATTGTCGGCATCGAGCGCGACCAGCTCGAAAGCGACGACAAATTCATGCGCCACCTCGCCCAGGTCGTGCGCAACGGTCTCGGTGATCGTGCGGGCACCTGTATCGATCCCAGGTGCCAGGTCGTGCGGGGCAAGACCGTGTGCGTGGTGAGCTGTCAGCGCAGTCCCGAGCCGGTCTTCCTCAAGTGGAAGGCGCTCGATGCCGCGCCAGAGGGCGACTTCTTCGTGCGGAGCGGCCCGGGAACGGCGAAGCTGCCTCCCGAAAGCGCCCGGGAGTACATCAGGACGCGGTTCGGGACACCGGCAGGAGAGCGAAGATCCGATGCACCATCGAAAGGGGCTGTCTAA
- a CDS encoding thiolase family protein — translation MREAVIVDAVRTPLGRGKENGALHGWHPVDLAAEPIKALMGRTGIDPVLVEDVIMGCVMQVGEQAVNVGRNAALAAGLPESVCGTTVDRQCGSSQQSLHFAAQGVMAGAYDVVIAAGVESMSRVPMGVSTAVAGQPFGPTMLHDYSRKNLYGLGGLVPQGISAEIIAERWKLSRQELDEFSVGSHQKAAAATRNGWFKNEIVPVEITHADGKKESVATDEGIRPDSSLERLASLKPAFKGDGVITAGNSSQITDGACAVLVMDKQKALDLGLRPRARFRGFALGGVDPVIMLTGVIPATHNILARSKMKISDFDAIEVNEAFAPVVLAWAKEFGADLAKVNQEGGAIALGHPLGCSGARLMTTLLNTLERTGGRFGLQTMCEGGGMANATIIERLD, via the coding sequence ATGCGCGAAGCAGTCATCGTCGATGCCGTACGAACCCCTCTCGGGCGAGGCAAGGAGAACGGGGCGTTGCACGGGTGGCATCCCGTCGACCTTGCCGCCGAACCGATCAAGGCGTTGATGGGGCGCACGGGTATCGACCCGGTCCTCGTCGAAGACGTGATCATGGGTTGCGTGATGCAGGTCGGCGAGCAGGCCGTGAACGTCGGCCGCAACGCCGCTCTGGCGGCGGGACTGCCCGAGAGCGTGTGCGGGACGACGGTCGACCGCCAGTGCGGGTCGAGCCAGCAGTCGTTGCACTTCGCAGCCCAGGGGGTGATGGCGGGTGCCTACGACGTCGTGATCGCGGCCGGGGTCGAGTCGATGAGTCGGGTGCCGATGGGCGTCAGCACCGCCGTCGCCGGGCAGCCGTTCGGACCGACCATGCTGCACGATTACTCCCGCAAGAATCTGTACGGCCTCGGCGGCTTGGTGCCGCAGGGGATTTCCGCGGAAATCATCGCCGAGCGGTGGAAGCTGTCGCGGCAGGAGCTCGACGAATTTTCGGTGGGATCGCATCAGAAGGCCGCGGCGGCGACGCGCAACGGTTGGTTCAAGAACGAAATCGTGCCTGTGGAGATCACGCACGCCGACGGCAAGAAGGAGTCGGTTGCGACCGACGAGGGCATCCGGCCGGATAGCAGCCTCGAACGGCTCGCCTCGCTGAAGCCGGCGTTCAAAGGCGACGGCGTGATCACGGCCGGCAACTCCAGTCAGATCACCGACGGGGCCTGCGCGGTCCTGGTGATGGACAAGCAGAAGGCGCTCGATCTCGGACTGCGTCCCCGAGCGCGCTTCCGCGGTTTCGCGCTCGGCGGCGTCGACCCGGTGATCATGCTAACCGGCGTGATTCCCGCGACGCACAACATCCTGGCGCGTTCGAAGATGAAGATATCCGACTTCGACGCGATCGAGGTGAACGAGGCGTTCGCGCCGGTGGTGCTGGCCTGGGCGAAGGAGTTCGGGGCGGACCTCGCGAAGGTCAACCAGGAGGGCGGCGCGATTGCGCTCGGTCATCCGCTGGGATGCAGCGGGGCGCGCCTGATGACGACGTTGCTCAACACGCTGGAGCGCACGGGCGGTCGTTTCGGTCTGCAGACCATGTGCGAAGGCGGCGGCATGGCCAACGCGACGATCATCGAGCGCCTGGATTGA
- a CDS encoding nucleotidyltransferase family protein translates to MKSHRAELPRALLERIVGVLRSHKVYDAAFTGAVAVGVWAAPRQTKDLDLCGSLPSEEVDRLLALRDGIRSGAEDLPDIVRFRVDDWDVDLFVSKGAYDRECLRRALAVEIDGVSVRVVTPEDLLLHKLVKLRHDRKRLLQDLADIRAVLEAQGGRLDWEYLRRWALREEWAWLKDVHRSTDEQLVRGLPGRSA, encoded by the coding sequence GTGAAGAGCCATCGCGCTGAGCTGCCGAGGGCTCTCCTGGAGCGCATCGTGGGAGTGCTCCGGAGCCACAAGGTGTACGACGCCGCGTTTACCGGCGCCGTGGCCGTCGGTGTTTGGGCGGCGCCGCGCCAAACGAAAGACCTGGATCTCTGTGGTTCGCTCCCGTCCGAGGAGGTCGACCGGCTCCTCGCCCTGCGCGACGGCATCCGCTCCGGGGCCGAGGATCTGCCCGATATCGTCCGATTCCGCGTCGACGACTGGGACGTCGATCTTTTCGTGAGCAAGGGCGCTTACGATCGCGAGTGTTTGCGCCGGGCGCTGGCGGTGGAGATCGACGGTGTAAGCGTCCGCGTCGTCACCCCCGAGGATCTTCTTCTCCACAAGCTGGTCAAGCTACGCCATGACCGCAAGCGGCTGTTGCAGGACCTGGCTGACATTCGCGCCGTCCTCGAAGCGCAGGGCGGTCGGCTCGATTGGGAGTACCTGCGCCGATGGGCGCTCCGAGAGGAATGGGCGTGGCTGAAGGATGTCCATCGCTCGACGGACGAGCAGCTTGTGCGCGGCTTGCCCGGGCGCAGCGCCTGA